Proteins from a genomic interval of Spea bombifrons isolate aSpeBom1 chromosome 4, aSpeBom1.2.pri, whole genome shotgun sequence:
- the LINS1 gene encoding protein Lines homolog 1: MEDTFSFLKHLYRNVLQAVPLPEDVEKYASLLAPRIPDVPLEGPGEVPYSWHQHDVTLLQLSLIQMLASKAENPSTEPAVKRQYVHLVELLQHNGVETTIIRFFDTPDKVLTHLSSKCLSSLVLLQLKCQKEVNSQWLQFCLKTLEGYPVCRMLLPCLTSLIYVCKGILRDKDFHHADIPLKLLGPLHPVFGTFCSSLLSATQRQSATQDSESVNLLSCVLDLLEILVALRVELGSTFSLCHHVLSVSLPQALDIVSSPVPYFVKKQFILVLKKCLLHKAGEDFLPSAHPVSHQPDPVLEQHTSVLAEALLGAVSQGWLLQVPVRDRPSNFGGANDTPESSPDLGILGAVSLCALKALEVKLLTGTKISAVTVYLQTFMGQLLPYLKRHLQWSEQVHPCEWVSVTFMEQDDDMLDVAKCLLQMYIQCHSHFSSTEDQMENRSNIFHQMGCNPHCVFLLFLKNVAFDASVLLDFLISSETCFLEYFVRYLKLLKEEWPQFCLICRQFDELGSGLTRTPLSDPLTPSQLQAHTVGALSSCPAEHSCVPVTGGNAIHSAPSHPCDYLSSLDALQRLVAYDSSDNSDSECAEKEPSVIVQTHVADGTDLDKQTGKPQPKTGFGITPATESTASNTHPMLGNQNKLTRCLGELQDAISKLQSKQLFPYNPSALLRLLSQVSALNRDTH, from the exons ATGGAAGACACGTTCTCTTTCTTGAAGCATCTGTACAGGAATGTACTCCAAGCAGTCCCCTTACCTGAAGACGTAGAGAAATATGCCTCTTTGTTGGCCCCTCGGATTCCAGATGTGCCGTTAGAAGGTCCAg GAGAAGTGCCGTATTCTTGGCATCAGCACGATGTGACGTTGCTCCAGCTCTCTCTCATCCAGATGTTGGCCTCTAAGGCAGAGAACCCAAGCACAGAACCTGCAGTGAAACGTCAGTATGTCCATCTAGTGGAACTGCTGCAGCACAATGGTGTGGAAACCACAATA ATCCGATTCTTTGACACTCCTGACAAGGTGCTGACCCACCTGTCCTCTAAGTGCCTCTCCAGTTTGGTGCTACTTCAGCTGAAGTGCCAG AAAGAGGTTAATAGCCAATGGCTCCAGTTTTGCCTGAAAACCCTTGAAGGGTATCCGGTTTGCCGCATGTTACTGCCATGTCTGACATCTCTGAtctatgtgtgtaaaggaatcCTCAGGGACAAGGACTTTCATCATGCAG ACATCCCACTGAAGCTCTTGGGTCCTCTGCATCCTGTTTTTGGAACCTTCTGCTCTTCCCTGCTGTCAGCGACCCAACGCCAGTCTGCGACGCAAGACTCTGAATCTGTCAACCTCCTTTCCTGTGTCCTTGATTTGCTCGAGATATTGGTTGCTCTGCGGGTAGAGCTTGGATCAACGTTCTCTCTGTGCCACCATGTTCTATCTGTGTCTCTACCACAGGCTTTAGACATTGTGTCCTCCCCTGTCCCATACTTTGTAAAAAAGCAATTTATCTTGGTGCTAAAGAAATGTCTTCTACACAAAGCTGGGGAAGATTTCCTCCCTTCTGCACACCCCGTGTCGCATCAGCCAGATCCGGTGTTAGAACAGCACACAAGTGTCCTGGCAGAGGCGCTGCTGGGCGCTGTAAGTCAGGGTTGGCTGCTTCAAGTGCCTGTACGTGACAGACCCAGCAACTTTGGAGGTGCTAATGATACTCCAGAATCCAGCCCTGACCTTGGCATTCTGGGAGCTGTGAGTCTTTGTGCGCTTAAGGCTCTGGAAGTCAAGCTTCTCACTGGAACCAAAATCAGCGCTGTGACAG TATATTTGCAGACTTTCATGGGCCAGTTACTGCCTTATCTAAAGCGCCATCTGCAGTGGAGTGAACAGGTCCACCCATGCGAGTGGGTGTCCGTGACCTTCATGGAGCAGGATGATGACATGTTGGACGTGGCAAAGTGTTTGTTGCAGATGTATATTCAGTGTCACAG CCACTTTTCCTCCACTGAAGATCAGATGGAAAACCGGAGCAATATTTTTCATCAAATGGGCTGCAACCCTCACTGTGTCTTTTTGCTGTTTCTGAAAAACGTGGCGTTTGATGCCTCTGTTCTTCTGGATTTTCTCATCTCTTCTGAGACCTGCTTCCTGGAATATTTTGTCAGATACCTGAAGCTTCTCAAAGAAGAATGGCCTCAATTCTGCCTCATTTGTAGGCAGTTTGACGAGTTGGGCTCCGGTCTGACGCGTACACCTCTCAGTGATCCTCTGACCCCTTCTCAACTTCAAGCACACACTGTAGGAGCGCTCAGCAGCTGTCCAGCTGAGCACTCGTGTGTCCCGGTGACTGGGGGAAATGCCATTCACTCAGCACCTTCTCACCCATGTGATTACTTATCCTCGTTGGATGCCCTTCAACGCCTCGTAGCGTACGACAGCTCAGACAACTCCGACTCCGAATGTGCAGAGAAGGAGCCATCTGTCATTGTGCAGACTCACGTGGCTGACGGTACAGACCTAGATAAGCAGACAGGCAAACCGCAACCGAAGACAGGCTTCGGTATCACACCAGCAACTGAAAGCACTGCGAGTAACACTCACCCCATGTTGGGCAatcaaaataaattaacaaGGTGCTTGGGAGAACTACAGGACGCCATTTCTAAACTGCAGAGCAAGCAACTATTCCCATACAACCCATCTGCATTACTGAGATTGCTATCGCAGGTCAGCGCACTGAACAGAGACACCCACTGA